The region AATGGGGCTTCGAACGATCAAATGTTTCTTTTGCCATGATTTTAAAATTTTAATCTTAGTTATATATTAGTGTTCAAAAAATTATTTCAAACTTGAGCCAATGACGGGATTTGAACCCGTGACCTCTTCCTTACCAAGGAAGCACTCTACCCCTGAGCTACACCGGCTAGTGTAAATCAGAAGTTAGAATTCAAAATTCAGAAATCTCTAAATTTCTTTTTCTAAATTCTTAAAATTGTGGGGAGAGCAGGATTCGAACCTGCGAAGGTTTCCCAGCAGATTTACAGTCTGCCCTCGTTGGCCGCTTGAGTATCTCCCCGCCTTAATTTTATTTTCAATATTTCAAAGAGCCGATGGAGGGACTCGAACCCACGACCTGCTGATTACAAATCAGCTGCTCTAGCCAGCTGAGCTACACCGGCAACTATAAAAAAAGTCCGCTATTTCTAACGGACTGCAAATGTATGGATTTTATTTATTAATCAAAACTTTTTTAAACTTTTTTTTCAATTAACTATGTGCCCTAACTTTTTCTTTACGTTTTACCAACACTCTTTCTAATGATTCGGCAGCTAAATCAGTGGCTTCCTCAAATGATTTACCGATTTTTTTAACCATAAATTCATCACCAGGAACATTTATTTTTAATTCTACTATTTTATTTTCTTTATCACTTGTGTTTTCTACTTTTAAAAACACATCCGACGCTACTACTTTATC is a window of Flavobacterium indicum GPTSA100-9 = DSM 17447 DNA encoding:
- the hpf gene encoding ribosome hibernation-promoting factor, HPF/YfiA family, which encodes MKVNVHAVNFNVDKKLVSFIEERLTKLEKFYDKVVASDVFLKVENTSDKENKIVELKINVPGDEFMVKKIGKSFEEATDLAAESLERVLVKRKEKVRAHS